A single Patagioenas fasciata isolate bPatFas1 chromosome 16, bPatFas1.hap1, whole genome shotgun sequence DNA region contains:
- the PMEPA1 gene encoding protein TMEPAI isoform X5, with amino-acid sequence MMVMVVVITCLLNHYKLSARSFISRHSQGRRRDENLSSEGSLWPSESTVSGNGITEQQIYTPRPSDRLAVPSFLQRDRFNRFQPTYPYMQHEIDLPPTISLSDGEEPPPYQGPCTLQLRDPEQQMELNRESVRAPPNRTIFDSDLIDNSVYGGPCPPSSNSGISATCYGSNGRMEGPPPTYSEVIGHYPGSTFYQHQQNNNGMPSILEGSRLHHSQLNGLESTTAWNKEKEKQKGHPF; translated from the exons atgatggtgatggtggtggtgatcACGTGTCTGCTGAACCACTACAAACTCTCTGCGCGATCCTTCATCAGCCGGCACAGCCAGGGGAGGCGGAGAGACGAGAACCTCTCATCA GAGGGAAGCCTGTGGCCTTCGGAAAGCACCGTGTCGGGGAACGGCATCACAGAG CAGCAAATCTACACCCCGAGACCCAGCGACCGCCTGGCCGTGCCATCCTTTCTGCAGAGGGACCGCTTCAACAGGTTCCAGCCAACCTACCCCTACATGCAGCATGAGATCGACCTGCCGCCCACCATCTCGCTGTCGGACGGCGAGGAGCCCCCCCCGTACCAGGGGCCCTGCACCCTGCAGCTGCGGGACCCCGAGCAGCAAATGGAGCTCAACAGAGAGTCGGTGCGGGCCCCCCCCAACAGAACCATCTTCGACAGTGACTTGATAGATAACTCCGTGTACGGGGGGCCGTGCCCCCCCAGCAGTAACTCTGGCATCAGCGCGACCTGTTATGGGAGCAACGGGAGGATGGAGGGACCACCGCCGACCTACAGCGAGGTGATCGGGCACTACCCCGGGTCCACGTTTTACCAGCACCAGCAGAACAACAACGGGATGCCCTCGATCTTGGAGGGCAGCAGACTCCATCATTCACAACTCAATGGCCTTGAGAGCACAACCGCGTggaacaaagagaaagagaaacaaaaagggcaccccttttaa